The Polyangiaceae bacterium genome includes a region encoding these proteins:
- a CDS encoding GNAT family N-acetyltransferase, producing MSDVRALPVSAAHGAGLAALFERTGSPCFCRWWHFDGDKNAWLDRCANRPNESRDELARALASGSDEARGVVAVDADGQVVGWMKCSPASAVSKLFEQRLYKGLPCLSEDRSRVWVVGCFLIDEAWRRRKVAGALLDAGLELAKSAGARSLTAFPRRAEGVPPEQLWTGPFELYVARGFRVVNDFAPYPVLRFDFPAGSGA from the coding sequence GTGAGCGACGTCCGCGCGCTCCCGGTCTCGGCCGCCCACGGCGCGGGCCTCGCCGCGCTGTTCGAGCGCACGGGCTCGCCCTGCTTCTGCCGCTGGTGGCACTTCGACGGCGACAAGAACGCCTGGCTCGATCGCTGCGCGAATCGTCCAAACGAGAGCCGCGACGAGCTCGCCCGAGCGCTCGCGAGCGGCAGCGACGAAGCGCGCGGCGTGGTCGCGGTGGACGCGGACGGTCAGGTCGTGGGCTGGATGAAATGCTCACCGGCCAGCGCCGTGTCGAAGCTCTTCGAGCAGCGCTTGTACAAGGGGCTGCCCTGCCTGAGCGAAGATCGCAGTCGGGTCTGGGTGGTGGGCTGCTTCTTGATCGACGAGGCCTGGCGGCGCCGCAAAGTGGCGGGTGCGCTGCTCGATGCTGGGCTCGAGCTGGCCAAGAGCGCGGGCGCCCGGAGCCTCACGGCCTTCCCGCGACGCGCCGAGGGCGTGCCGCCGGAGCAGCTCTGGACCGGACCCTTCGAGCTCTACGTCGCCCGGGGCTTTCGCGTCGTGAACGACTTCGCGCCGTATCCGGTGCTGCGCTTCGACTTCCCGGCGGGGTCCGGCGCGTGA
- a CDS encoding protein kinase, which produces MAELPAARGQRLGPYELGERLGSGGMAEVYIARRAGPRGFSKRFAIKRILPQLARDPHFVSMFCDEARICAALAHPNIVQVVDFGEEDGELFMAMEYVEGVSCAKLLRAVAARGERVPLGAALFITHEVLRALSFAHAARDDRGRPLGIVHRDVSPGNVLLGRAGEVKLTDFGIVRSDFIDRRTNPGELKGKIGYMSPEQALGSEIDARSDLFTVAIILAEMLMARPLFPGRSEIEILSRIHDADLGVLERHAQGMRPDLLGMLRRALAKHPRDRFASADEFADSLRAVARAAGVSLSDSELSGWLSELGIMPGSGVRPAVQARDTIPMPPRLRAVPSDRPTEPGRVPDMDARFRLEAAVGREVGLLGPADLVELVVTGRVPGSARVIEPGRAARPISEIAALGRIVGQPAYAFGTLPERSEPAPLVPSGLPSLLYALAAKRATGLLVARDRRREKRIYLRGGAPVTVASTQREELLGRRLVAQGLVRTEELGVALCDSAASGEHLGVTLVDRGYLRPAALVRALHAQIEARAIDLGSWSGGDVSFGRGERPGHEVVPPARSPAVWVTRLVRERLAPRHVEDALAAIGLAPLALHPAPPIELDALGLDAEESLVLAAAPGTRSIGELTERLALTGVSPAVTARALFIGLSAGLLVAPGWTRG; this is translated from the coding sequence ATGGCAGAGCTGCCCGCCGCCAGAGGCCAGCGCCTCGGCCCGTACGAGCTCGGGGAGCGCCTCGGCTCGGGCGGCATGGCGGAGGTCTACATCGCGCGCCGGGCCGGGCCGCGGGGTTTCAGTAAGCGCTTCGCCATCAAGCGCATCCTGCCGCAGCTCGCCCGCGATCCGCACTTCGTCTCGATGTTCTGCGACGAGGCTCGGATCTGCGCTGCGCTCGCGCACCCGAACATCGTGCAGGTCGTGGACTTCGGCGAGGAAGACGGCGAGCTGTTCATGGCCATGGAGTACGTCGAGGGCGTCTCCTGCGCGAAGCTGTTGCGCGCCGTGGCGGCTCGCGGCGAACGGGTGCCCCTCGGCGCTGCGCTGTTCATCACTCACGAGGTGCTCCGGGCGCTGTCGTTCGCGCACGCCGCCCGAGACGACCGCGGGCGACCTTTGGGCATCGTGCACCGGGACGTGTCCCCCGGGAACGTGCTGCTCGGTCGCGCCGGGGAGGTCAAGCTGACCGACTTCGGCATCGTGCGCAGCGACTTCATCGACCGGCGCACGAACCCCGGCGAGCTCAAGGGCAAGATCGGCTACATGTCGCCGGAGCAGGCCCTGGGCAGCGAGATCGACGCGCGCAGCGACCTGTTCACCGTCGCCATCATCCTGGCGGAGATGCTCATGGCTCGCCCGCTCTTCCCGGGGCGCAGCGAGATCGAGATCTTGTCGCGCATCCACGACGCGGATCTCGGCGTGCTCGAGCGCCACGCTCAGGGCATGCGGCCCGATCTGCTCGGGATGCTCCGGCGGGCGCTGGCGAAGCACCCCCGAGATCGCTTCGCGTCCGCGGACGAGTTCGCCGACAGCCTGCGGGCCGTCGCCCGCGCCGCCGGCGTGAGCCTGTCCGACAGCGAGCTCTCGGGTTGGCTGTCCGAGCTCGGCATCATGCCGGGCAGCGGGGTCAGGCCGGCAGTCCAGGCGCGTGACACCATCCCGATGCCGCCGCGCCTGCGCGCGGTGCCGAGCGATCGCCCCACCGAGCCCGGGCGCGTCCCGGACATGGACGCGCGCTTCCGCCTCGAGGCGGCCGTCGGGCGCGAGGTCGGGCTGCTCGGCCCCGCGGATCTCGTCGAGCTCGTCGTGACCGGCCGTGTGCCGGGCAGCGCGCGCGTCATCGAGCCCGGGCGCGCCGCGCGGCCCATCTCCGAGATCGCCGCGCTCGGCCGCATCGTGGGCCAACCCGCCTACGCCTTCGGCACGCTGCCGGAGCGCTCGGAGCCGGCGCCGCTCGTGCCGAGCGGCTTGCCGTCGCTGCTGTACGCGCTGGCGGCGAAGCGCGCGACGGGCCTCCTGGTCGCGCGGGACCGGCGGCGCGAGAAGCGCATCTACCTGCGCGGCGGCGCGCCGGTGACGGTGGCGAGCACGCAGCGCGAGGAGCTGCTCGGGCGCCGCCTGGTCGCTCAGGGTCTGGTGCGCACCGAGGAGCTCGGCGTGGCGCTCTGCGACTCCGCTGCGAGCGGCGAGCACCTCGGGGTCACGCTGGTCGATCGGGGCTACCTGCGCCCGGCCGCGCTGGTGCGCGCGCTGCACGCGCAGATCGAAGCGCGCGCCATCGATCTCGGGAGCTGGTCGGGTGGCGACGTGAGCTTCGGCAGAGGCGAGCGCCCGGGTCACGAGGTCGTCCCGCCCGCGCGCTCACCGGCGGTGTGGGTGACGCGCCTGGTGCGCGAGCGTCTCGCCCCGCGTCACGTGGAAGACGCGCTCGCGGCCATCGGCCTGGCGCCGCTGGCGCTCCACCCTGCTCCGCCCATCGAGCTCGACGCGCTCGGTCTCGACGCGGAGGAGTCGCTGGTGCTCGCCGCCGCGCCGGGCACGCGCTCGATCGGAGAGCTGACCGAGCGCCTCGCGCTGACCGGCGTTTCGCCGGCGGTGACCGCGCGCGCGCTGTTCATCGGCCTGTCCGCGGGGCTGCTGGTCGCGCCGGGCTGGACGAGAGGCTAG